The sequence CGCCCGGACCGCCGGGACCGTCCAGGTCGCCAGAACCGCCCGGACGGCTCGGACCGCACAGGTCCAGCACCGATTCGAACACCAGGTCCGTCATCGCGTTCATGGCGGCGAGATCGCCCTGCCGGGCCAGGTAGACGACGAGATCGTATCCCGGGAGCATGGCCCGGAATCGATCCGGTTCTTCGACGATGTTCATATCGACGAACCGGCCATCGGCGCGGCCCTCGGCCCGGTCGGGCGCCCCGGGCAGGTCGATGGAACAGAAGCGGTATCTCTCGTCCATCTCCGGCAGGTACGTCCTGAGTCCGGACCCGATCGTCCCCCTGCCCCCGATGAGCAGCGTGTTAAACGCCATGCGGCTTCCCTTCAGTAGGCTTCCAGGTAAAGCGATTTGATTTCGTCGGCCGTGGGCACGCGCGGATTGTTCTGCGGGCTCCCCGAAGCGAGGGCGTCGTCAGCCATCTTGTCCAGTGCGCCGGCCAGGGCCTCTTTGGAGATTCCGCAGTCCCTCAGTCCGGGTATTTCGACGGTGTCGTTGAGTTTCTGCAGACCATCGATGAGCAGTTCACAGGCGGCGGACGTATCATCCTCCTCTTGCGCCCAGCCGAGCTTCCGGGCCAGTACCGCGTACCGCTCAGGCGCCGCCGGTGCACTGAACCGGGTGACGGCCGGCAGCAGCACGGAATTACTGAGGCCGTGGGGCAGATGGAAGACCGCGCCGAGGGGCCTGCTCATGCCGTGTACGAGGCAGACGGAGCTGTTGGCGAAGGCCATGCCGCCCAGGGAGGCGGCTTCCATCATTCCGCTGCGGGCCTCGTGGTCGCCGGGATGCTTCCAGGCACGCACCAGGTGCCTGCCGACGAGGTCGACGCAGGAAAGGGCGAGCGCGTCCGTTATGGTGCCGTTCTTGCGTGATACATAGGCTTCGATGCCGTGGGTCAGCGTGTCCACGCCGACGTTGGCCGTCAGCGAACGGGGCATGGTCAGGGTCAGCGTATAGTCGACGAAGGCCGCCGCGGGCAGCAGATAGGCATCCAGGATCATCATCTTCACGTTGCGCCGCGTGTCCGTGATGACCGTCACCCGGGTCATTTCGCTGCCCGTTCCGGCCGTCGTGGGAACGGCGAACAGCGGCATGCCGGGTCGAGGAGTCCGGTGATAGCCCGCGTATGCGGACAGGGGTCCGTCGTTGGCGGCCATGACCGCGATGGCTTTCCCCGCGTCGATGCTGCTGCCGCCGCCGACCGCGATGACGCCGTCGCAGCCGTTTTCGTTGAGCAGGGCAAGCCCTTCCTCGACGTTCACGTCCGTGGGCTCGGGGGTCACGTCGCCGTAGACACAGGCTCCTATGCCCGCCTGGCGGCACCGGTCCACCATGCGGGCGGGCAAGCCCTGTTCGACGAGGTTGGGATCGGAGACCACCAGCACGTTTTTCAGTCCGGCGCGTGCGGCCTGGGGGGCCGCTTCGTCGAATGCGCCCGCACCATTGAAGATGATGGAAGGGATATTGATCTGCACGGGATCGTTCACCGTCAGGTAACTCCCTTGATGACGGCGCTGTACTGCCGGAATGAACCGGACTGCACGACCTCGCGCAGCGCGTGCACGGCCGTGTGCAGTTCTTCGTAGGTCGTGTAAAGCGGAGCGATGCCCAGCCTGATGTTGTCGGGCATGCGGAAATCGGAAATCACCTGTTTTTCCTCCCGGATCGCCTGGTCGATGCGATATCCCTCAGCATGGCCGAAGGAGACGTGCGACCCCCGGCGTGCGCCGTTCCGGGGTGAATTCAGCGTGAATCCGAGGGGCGCCAGTAAAGACGCCCAGAGGGCGACCAGGTACTCGGACTGGCTCAGCGACTTGGCGCGCGCGGGCTCCACGCCGGCTTCGAGCGCGAGATCCACGCCGGGTTCGATCATGGCCAGGGAAAGGACGGACGGTGTGCCCGTCAAATAACGGTCGATGCCGGTCGCCGGTTCGAATTCAGTATCGAAATAGAACTGCTTCCGGTGGCCGAACCAGCCTGAAATCGGATTGTCCAGCCTGGCCTGCAGGTCTTCGCGGACGTAAAGGAACGCCGGAGCTCCCGGGCCGCCGTTCAGGTACTTGTACGTGGAACCCACCGCCAGTTCGATGCCCAGGTCGTGGCAAGCCA comes from Gemmatimonadota bacterium and encodes:
- a CDS encoding iron-containing alcohol dehydrogenase, translating into MPAVQRRHQGSYLTVNDPVQINIPSIIFNGAGAFDEAAPQAARAGLKNVLVVSDPNLVEQGLPARMVDRCRQAGIGACVYGDVTPEPTDVNVEEGLALLNENGCDGVIAVGGGSSIDAGKAIAVMAANDGPLSAYAGYHRTPRPGMPLFAVPTTAGTGSEMTRVTVITDTRRNVKMMILDAYLLPAAAFVDYTLTLTMPRSLTANVGVDTLTHGIEAYVSRKNGTITDALALSCVDLVGRHLVRAWKHPGDHEARSGMMEAASLGGMAFANSSVCLVHGMSRPLGAVFHLPHGLSNSVLLPAVTRFSAPAAPERYAVLARKLGWAQEEDDTSAACELLIDGLQKLNDTVEIPGLRDCGISKEALAGALDKMADDALASGSPQNNPRVPTADEIKSLYLEAY